In one Parageobacillus genomosp. 1 genomic region, the following are encoded:
- a CDS encoding LytR family transcriptional regulator, producing the protein MRAERRKKKKWLRWVGGIVAILLIGAGIFAYSVYHNVKQTAKQMHEDVAWKSNKRNEEVSFAKKTPISILLIGVDERKGDRGRADSLIVMTVNPNKKSIEMVSVPRDTRTTIIGRGTEDKINHSYAFGGVEMTMATVEHFLDIPIDYYIKVNMESFRDIVDAVGGVTVNNPFPFTYEGVTFPKGEITLNGEKALKYSRMRYDDPRGDFGRQDRQKQIIQAIIEKGASFSSLTNYNDVLTAIGKNIKTNLTFDEMKEIQANYKDARHHIEQLHITGKGTKINGIYYLLVPEEERLAISNKLKEHLELKTAS; encoded by the coding sequence ATGAGAGCAGAACGTCGAAAAAAGAAAAAATGGCTGCGCTGGGTTGGCGGAATTGTCGCCATCCTTCTCATCGGCGCAGGAATATTCGCTTATTCGGTGTACCACAACGTAAAACAGACGGCCAAGCAAATGCATGAAGATGTCGCCTGGAAATCGAATAAACGTAATGAGGAAGTATCGTTTGCGAAAAAAACACCGATTTCGATTTTGCTGATCGGCGTGGATGAGCGGAAAGGCGACCGCGGTCGCGCTGATTCGTTAATCGTCATGACGGTCAATCCGAATAAAAAATCGATAGAAATGGTCAGCGTTCCTCGCGACACGAGAACAACCATTATCGGAAGAGGCACAGAGGATAAAATCAACCATTCGTACGCGTTTGGCGGTGTGGAAATGACGATGGCGACCGTTGAACATTTTTTAGATATTCCGATTGACTATTATATTAAAGTCAACATGGAAAGCTTCCGTGATATTGTCGATGCGGTCGGCGGTGTGACGGTAAACAACCCGTTTCCGTTTACGTATGAAGGGGTAACGTTCCCGAAAGGAGAAATTACATTAAACGGGGAGAAAGCGTTAAAATATTCACGCATGCGTTATGATGACCCACGCGGTGATTTTGGGCGGCAGGATCGTCAGAAGCAAATTATTCAAGCGATCATCGAAAAAGGTGCAAGCTTTTCTTCGCTCACCAATTATAACGATGTGTTAACGGCAATCGGGAAAAATATAAAAACGAATTTAACGTTTGACGAAATGAAAGAAATTCAAGCTAATTACAAAGACGCCCGTCACCATATTGAGCAGCTTCATATTACCGGAAAAGGCACGAAAATTAACGGCATTTATTACTTGCTTGTGCCGGAAGAAGAGCGGCTTGCCATTTCGAATAAATTAAAAGAACATTTGGAATTGAAAACGGCGTCGTAA
- a CDS encoding polysialyltransferase family glycosyltransferase: MNIFVCSTLYHVYVSLLIHFQRGNEKESLFILTSHDSEMKKAFSSIIEKLNSLTRVKKVYIRNRSRLLDNLMFEKIRDLFFSKQIFEKNNIVIENSTFFLFGWNQYHLYRTNVPFFKLASNVILVEEGATAYHYPRPSKYSILIKSLYGMRPNFVEDDKVKSILVQFPDKYLENIRKKAERLQLTKMIEQLSRDEKQAILNIFLKNETKKQIECQFDDEKKRIIILTQPLSEDGYISEKHKKEVYKKIIDQYSKDFQIIIKKHPRERTSYQFRNVIELEGHFPSEVFKIIGIRFTKAIGICTSAINVIDADEKFNLDENFLSTRKKVMIKPFFKIGVGKYRSITKGFSYCRDRNKS; the protein is encoded by the coding sequence ATGAATATATTTGTATGTTCTACGTTATATCATGTATATGTTAGTCTGTTGATACATTTCCAGAGAGGTAATGAAAAAGAAAGTTTATTTATTCTGACTTCACATGATTCAGAAATGAAAAAAGCTTTTTCCTCAATAATTGAAAAACTCAATTCTTTAACGAGAGTAAAAAAAGTATATATTAGGAATAGATCACGCTTATTAGATAACTTAATGTTTGAGAAAATACGAGATTTGTTTTTTAGTAAGCAAATTTTCGAGAAGAATAATATAGTTATAGAGAATTCAACCTTTTTCTTGTTTGGATGGAATCAGTATCATTTGTATAGAACGAATGTACCTTTTTTTAAATTAGCATCAAATGTAATATTAGTCGAAGAAGGAGCAACTGCCTACCATTATCCAAGACCGAGTAAGTATAGTATCTTAATAAAAAGTTTATATGGAATGAGACCTAATTTTGTTGAAGATGATAAAGTGAAATCAATCCTTGTCCAGTTTCCAGATAAGTATTTGGAAAATATAAGAAAGAAAGCTGAAAGGCTACAGTTAACAAAAATGATTGAACAACTTAGTAGGGATGAAAAGCAAGCTATTTTAAATATCTTTTTAAAAAATGAAACAAAAAAACAAATTGAATGCCAATTTGATGATGAAAAAAAGAGAATCATTATATTAACCCAACCCCTATCCGAAGATGGGTATATATCTGAAAAGCATAAGAAAGAGGTTTACAAAAAAATTATTGATCAGTATTCTAAGGATTTTCAAATAATAATAAAAAAGCATCCACGCGAAAGAACATCTTATCAATTTAGAAATGTTATTGAATTGGAAGGACATTTTCCAAGCGAAGTTTTCAAAATTATAGGAATTAGGTTTACTAAGGCAATTGGGATTTGTACAAGTGCAATAAATGTGATTGATGCAGATGAGAAATTTAATTTAGATGAGAATTTTTTAAGCACAAGGAAAAAAGTAATGATTAAACCCTTTTTCAAAATAGGTGTTGGAAAATATCGGTCAATCACTAAGGGTTTTAGTTATTGCAGAGATAGGAATAAATCATAA
- a CDS encoding YveK family protein, giving the protein MEETISLRELFETLRKRIWLILFVIGLATIVSGVVSYFFLTPIYQASTQILVNQAKSEQQLYNYNEIQTNLQLINTYSVIIKSPTILEKVKKELNLDRTIDELNEQIQVSSEKDSQVFSVTVQDPDPAMAVKIANKTAGVFKDEIVKIMNIDNVTILSKAEVKENQAPVKPKPLLNMAIAFVVGLMTGVGIAFLLEYLDNTLKTEIDIEKHLGLPVLGSISVMSPQMVKKSKNMNMQRARGETIGR; this is encoded by the coding sequence ATGGAGGAAACAATCAGCTTGCGCGAACTATTCGAAACATTGCGGAAACGTATCTGGCTTATTCTATTTGTTATCGGACTTGCGACGATCGTAAGCGGTGTAGTAAGCTACTTTTTTTTAACGCCGATTTACCAAGCGTCGACACAAATTTTAGTCAACCAAGCGAAATCGGAACAGCAGTTATACAATTATAACGAAATCCAAACGAACTTGCAGTTGATTAATACGTACAGCGTCATTATTAAAAGTCCAACGATTTTAGAAAAAGTGAAAAAAGAGTTAAATTTAGACCGCACTATAGATGAGCTAAATGAACAAATTCAAGTATCGAGCGAGAAAGATTCACAAGTGTTCTCGGTGACCGTTCAAGACCCGGACCCGGCGATGGCCGTGAAAATCGCCAACAAAACGGCGGGTGTGTTTAAAGATGAAATCGTCAAAATTATGAATATCGACAACGTCACGATTCTTTCGAAGGCAGAAGTAAAAGAAAATCAGGCGCCTGTAAAGCCGAAACCGCTGTTGAACATGGCGATCGCCTTCGTCGTCGGACTGATGACAGGAGTGGGAATAGCCTTTTTACTAGAATACTTAGATAACACACTGAAAACCGAAATCGATATCGAAAAACATCTCGGTCTGCCAGTGCTCGGCTCTATCAGTGTCATGTCCCCACAAATGGTAAAAAAATCAAAAAACATGAACATGCAAAGAGCAAGGGGTGAAACCATTGGCCGCTAG
- the galU gene encoding UTP--glucose-1-phosphate uridylyltransferase GalU: protein MKKVRKAIIPAAGLGTRFLPATKAMPKEMLPIVDKPTIQYIVEEAIASGIEDIIIVTGKGKRAIEDHFDNAFELEQNLIEKGKYDLLEKVKEPSKVDIHYIRQKEPKGLGHAVWCARNFIGNEPFAVLLGDDIVQAETPCLKQLIDQYEQTLSSVIGVKKVPDNETHRYGVIDPLEQYGRRYQVRQFVEKPAPGTAPSNLAIMGRYILTPEIFLFLEKQEAGAGGEIQLTDAIQKLNEIQRVFAYEFEGKRYDVGEKIGFIKTTIEFALQHDELKEDLIQFMEKLLNDVKVGEK from the coding sequence TTGAAAAAAGTACGCAAAGCGATCATTCCAGCAGCGGGGCTCGGTACGCGCTTTTTACCAGCAACGAAAGCGATGCCGAAAGAAATGCTCCCGATCGTCGATAAACCAACGATTCAATACATCGTTGAAGAAGCAATCGCATCAGGGATTGAAGATATTATCATCGTCACAGGGAAAGGGAAACGCGCAATCGAAGACCATTTCGACAACGCTTTTGAACTTGAACAAAACTTAATTGAAAAAGGCAAATACGACTTACTCGAAAAAGTAAAAGAGCCATCAAAAGTCGACATTCACTACATCCGCCAAAAAGAACCAAAAGGACTTGGCCACGCCGTTTGGTGTGCGCGTAACTTTATCGGTAACGAACCGTTCGCCGTTCTACTTGGCGATGACATTGTCCAGGCGGAAACACCGTGCTTAAAACAATTAATCGACCAATACGAACAAACACTCAGCTCTGTGATCGGCGTCAAAAAAGTACCTGACAACGAAACACACCGCTACGGTGTCATCGACCCACTCGAACAATACGGACGCCGCTACCAAGTGCGCCAATTCGTCGAAAAACCAGCACCAGGCACCGCGCCATCGAACTTAGCAATTATGGGAAGATACATACTCACACCGGAAATCTTCTTATTCCTTGAAAAGCAAGAAGCCGGCGCCGGTGGGGAAATCCAACTCACTGACGCGATTCAAAAACTAAACGAAATCCAGCGCGTGTTTGCTTACGAATTTGAAGGAAAGCGTTACGACGTTGGTGAAAAGATCGGGTTTATTAAGACGACGATTGAGTTTGCATTGCAGCATGATGAATTAAAAGAAGATCTTATTCAATTCATGGAGAAACTATTAAATGATGTGAAAGTAGGAGAGAAATAA
- a CDS encoding DNA-directed RNA polymerase subunit beta codes for MKEQQREENQAQTEEVSKEETRAERGRRFQRTRLIPIWLRLIIVAVLMAVSLAAGAMIGYGAIGDGNPFDVFRPSTWQHIIDIVEKDTKSK; via the coding sequence ATGAAAGAACAACAGCGCGAGGAAAACCAAGCACAAACAGAAGAAGTAAGCAAGGAAGAAACGCGGGCGGAGCGGGGGCGCCGCTTTCAGCGCACCCGCCTCATCCCGATTTGGCTGCGCCTGATCATTGTCGCCGTACTGATGGCCGTCAGCCTTGCCGCCGGCGCGATGATCGGCTACGGCGCCATCGGCGACGGCAATCCGTTCGATGTATTCCGGCCATCCACCTGGCAGCACATCATCGACATCGTGGAAAAAGATACAAAAAGCAAATAA
- the glf gene encoding UDP-galactopyranose mutase has translation MYDYLIVGAGLFGSVFAYEATKRGKKCLVIDKRNHIGGNVYTENIEGINVHKYGAHIFHTNSKEIWDYVNKFAEFNRFTNSPIANYKGEIYNLPFNMNTFNRLWGVVTPQEAKQKIEEQKRAAGITDPKNLEEQAISLVGIDLYEKLIKGYTEKQWGRPATELPKFIIKRLPVRFTYDNNYFNDKYQGIPIGGYTAIIEKMLEKCDVRLNTDFFQHRDELEKEAKKIVFTGMIDEFYNYKFGVLEYRSLVFEHEILDIDNYQGNAVVNYTDRETPYTRIIEHKHFEFGTQEKTVITKEYPKEWKKGDEPYYPINNERNNELYRKYKELADKEENIIFGGRLANYKYYDMHQVIALALKKVEEEFGQ, from the coding sequence ATGTATGATTATCTTATAGTAGGGGCTGGATTATTTGGCTCCGTTTTTGCTTATGAAGCAACAAAAAGAGGAAAAAAGTGTTTAGTTATCGATAAAAGAAACCATATAGGTGGAAATGTGTATACCGAAAATATTGAAGGGATAAATGTTCATAAATATGGTGCACATATTTTTCACACTAATAGTAAAGAGATTTGGGATTATGTAAATAAATTCGCGGAATTTAACAGATTCACTAATTCTCCTATAGCTAACTATAAGGGAGAAATCTACAATTTACCTTTTAATATGAATACATTTAATAGATTATGGGGAGTAGTTACACCACAAGAAGCCAAACAAAAAATAGAAGAGCAAAAGCGGGCTGCCGGAATTACCGATCCTAAAAATTTAGAGGAACAAGCTATTTCGCTTGTCGGTATAGATTTATATGAAAAATTAATAAAGGGATATACTGAGAAGCAATGGGGAAGACCTGCAACTGAACTTCCTAAGTTTATTATTAAAAGATTACCTGTTAGATTTACTTATGATAACAACTATTTTAATGATAAGTATCAAGGGATACCTATAGGTGGCTATACAGCTATTATTGAAAAAATGCTTGAGAAGTGCGATGTTAGACTGAATACAGACTTCTTTCAACATCGAGACGAATTAGAAAAAGAAGCTAAAAAAATTGTATTCACTGGAATGATAGATGAATTTTATAATTATAAATTTGGTGTTTTAGAATATCGAAGTCTTGTATTTGAACATGAAATTTTAGATATAGATAACTATCAAGGAAATGCAGTTGTAAATTATACTGATAGAGAAACGCCATATACGAGAATAATTGAACATAAACACTTTGAATTTGGAACACAAGAGAAAACAGTGATTACGAAAGAGTATCCGAAAGAGTGGAAAAAGGGAGACGAGCCTTATTATCCAATAAATAATGAAAGAAATAACGAATTGTATAGAAAATATAAAGAACTTGCTGATAAGGAAGAAAATATTATCTTTGGTGGAAGATTAGCGAATTATAAATATTATGATATGCATCAAGTAATTGCGTTAGCACTAAAAAAAGTGGAAGAGGAATTTGGACAATGA
- a CDS encoding tyrosine-protein phosphatase, with the protein MIDIHSHILPGVDDGAQTIDDAIAMARAAVKEGITTIIATPHHKNGKYDNPKAAVIASVTQLNEALQQHHIPLTVLAGQEVRIHGNLLESWEKDELLPLVGDSQYMLIEFPSDHVPSYANQLLFDLQLQGIVPIIVHPERNAEIIEKPQLLYEFVKKGILTQLTASSVSGHFGKNIKKFSLQLIEANLAHFIASDAHNTTTRPFRMREAYDVVDKEFGIDAVYFFQENAELLLRGQTVYREEPVPVKRKKFLGLF; encoded by the coding sequence ATGATCGATATACATAGTCATATTTTGCCTGGTGTTGATGACGGCGCGCAAACCATCGACGACGCCATAGCAATGGCGCGCGCCGCGGTGAAGGAAGGAATTACGACCATCATCGCGACTCCTCATCATAAAAACGGAAAATACGACAACCCGAAAGCGGCGGTGATTGCTTCCGTCACCCAATTAAACGAAGCGCTGCAGCAGCACCATATTCCGCTTACCGTATTAGCGGGCCAGGAAGTGCGCATTCATGGCAACTTGTTGGAAAGCTGGGAAAAAGATGAACTATTGCCGCTTGTCGGAGACAGTCAATATATGTTGATTGAATTCCCATCCGATCATGTGCCAAGCTATGCGAATCAGCTGTTGTTTGATTTGCAATTGCAGGGGATTGTCCCGATTATCGTCCATCCGGAGCGCAATGCGGAAATCATCGAAAAGCCGCAGTTACTTTACGAATTTGTCAAAAAGGGGATATTGACACAACTCACCGCTTCGAGCGTATCAGGGCATTTCGGAAAAAACATCAAAAAGTTTTCCTTGCAGCTGATCGAAGCGAATTTAGCGCATTTTATCGCCTCTGATGCCCACAACACGACAACTCGTCCGTTCCGGATGCGTGAAGCGTACGATGTCGTTGACAAAGAATTTGGAATTGATGCGGTTTATTTCTTTCAGGAAAACGCTGAGCTTCTTCTTCGCGGACAAACGGTATACCGCGAAGAGCCGGTACCAGTAAAAAGAAAAAAATTTTTAGGTTTGTTTTAA
- a CDS encoding flagellar hook-basal body protein, protein MLRSMLTAANTMNQLQKQLDVISNNIANSDTTGFKRRDANFAELLAQQFTNLPNDSGSRLTPNGVRYGVGARLAETNVVLAPGALMQTGRALDMALTKENQFFRVLIQKGNGEQEIGYTRAGAFYLTPSGKNGSMLVTSDGNPVLDENNKPIVLPDGFKDITVSNNGTLTALAPDGRAMASANLGITTILRPQLLQSAGDNVFTMPNLNALNVNAADAAVNMTGNLRAQIAMTQGALERSNVDLGTEMTEMMITERAYQLNARAISLSEQMLGLINGIRST, encoded by the coding sequence GTGTTACGTTCGATGCTTACCGCCGCCAATACGATGAATCAACTGCAGAAGCAGCTCGACGTCATTAGCAACAACATCGCCAACAGCGACACGACCGGATTTAAACGGCGCGACGCGAATTTCGCCGAACTGCTCGCCCAGCAGTTTACGAATTTGCCCAATGACAGCGGCAGCCGCCTGACGCCAAACGGCGTGCGCTATGGCGTCGGCGCGCGCCTTGCCGAGACGAATGTCGTGCTCGCGCCAGGGGCGCTGATGCAAACGGGCCGCGCCTTGGATATGGCGCTGACAAAGGAAAATCAATTTTTCCGCGTGCTCATCCAAAAAGGAAACGGCGAACAGGAAATCGGCTATACAAGAGCGGGTGCGTTTTATTTAACGCCATCTGGAAAAAATGGGTCGATGCTCGTCACCAGCGACGGCAATCCGGTGCTTGACGAAAACAACAAGCCGATTGTGCTTCCGGACGGATTCAAAGATATCACGGTTTCCAACAACGGCACGCTTACCGCCCTCGCTCCTGACGGCCGCGCCATGGCAAGCGCCAATCTCGGCATTACGACGATCTTGCGGCCGCAGCTATTGCAGTCGGCCGGGGACAACGTATTTACCATGCCAAACCTGAACGCATTGAACGTCAATGCAGCCGATGCGGCGGTCAATATGACCGGCAATTTGCGCGCGCAAATCGCCATGACGCAAGGGGCGCTCGAGCGGTCGAACGTCGACCTTGGCACGGAAATGACCGAGATGATGATCACGGAGCGCGCGTATCAGCTCAATGCCCGCGCCATTTCCCTTTCTGAACAAATGCTCGGCCTCATTAACGGAATCCGTTCCACCTAA
- the fabZ gene encoding 3-hydroxyacyl-ACP dehydratase FabZ — MLDIQQIQAIIPHRYPFLLVDRILEIEEGKRAVGIKNVSANEAFFAGHFPEYPVMPGVLIVEALAQVGAVAMLKKEENRGRLAFFTGIDNCRFKKQVKPGDQLRLEVEIIRAKGPIGKGKGVATVDGELVCETEIMFALGDKKND, encoded by the coding sequence ATGCTCGACATTCAGCAAATTCAAGCGATCATCCCGCACCGCTATCCGTTTTTGCTCGTGGACCGCATTCTCGAAATCGAAGAAGGAAAACGCGCTGTCGGCATCAAAAACGTCAGCGCCAACGAAGCGTTTTTCGCCGGCCATTTTCCTGAATATCCCGTCATGCCCGGCGTCTTAATCGTCGAGGCGCTCGCCCAAGTCGGCGCCGTGGCGATGCTGAAAAAAGAAGAAAACCGCGGCCGTCTCGCTTTTTTCACCGGCATCGACAACTGCCGCTTTAAAAAGCAAGTCAAACCGGGAGACCAGCTCCGCCTCGAAGTCGAAATCATCCGCGCGAAAGGCCCGATCGGCAAAGGCAAAGGCGTCGCGACGGTGGACGGCGAACTCGTCTGCGAAACGGAAATCATGTTCGCCCTTGGCGACAAGAAAAACGACTGA
- a CDS encoding sugar transferase yields the protein MEYTSFQSLEDTSKLYAITKRTIDIIGAIIGLILTSPLFFIISIFYLFGDSKGPIFFKQVRVGKNGKRFYIYKFRSMIVNAEEKLKADKELYEKYLRNNYKLEPHEDPRITNLGRFLRKTSLDEIPQLINVLKGEMSLVGPRPVVVEELREYGNRVNEFLSVKPGMTGYWAVSGRSDVDYPERVNLELYYVYNQSLLFDIKIIIKTFLIVLLKKGAY from the coding sequence ATAGAATACACTTCCTTTCAAAGTTTAGAAGATACATCTAAACTATACGCTATTACGAAAAGGACAATCGACATTATCGGAGCAATCATTGGACTTATTTTAACAAGTCCGCTTTTTTTTATTATTAGCATCTTCTATCTATTCGGTGACTCAAAAGGACCAATTTTCTTCAAGCAAGTTCGTGTAGGGAAAAACGGAAAAAGATTTTATATTTATAAATTTCGCTCTATGATTGTCAATGCAGAGGAAAAACTGAAAGCAGATAAAGAACTATATGAAAAATATTTAAGAAACAATTATAAGTTAGAACCACACGAAGATCCAAGAATTACAAATTTAGGACGCTTCTTACGCAAAACCAGCCTTGACGAAATTCCTCAACTGATTAATGTATTAAAAGGAGAAATGAGTTTGGTTGGACCGAGACCAGTTGTTGTTGAGGAATTAAGAGAGTATGGTAATAGAGTAAATGAATTTCTTTCTGTAAAACCGGGGATGACCGGGTATTGGGCTGTAAGTGGAAGAAGTGATGTGGATTATCCGGAGAGGGTCAATTTAGAGCTTTATTATGTTTACAATCAATCTCTACTCTTTGATATTAAAATAATCATTAAGACTTTTCTAATCGTTTTGCTGAAAAAGGGTGCATATTAA
- a CDS encoding CpsD/CapB family tyrosine-protein kinase, whose translation MAASNRKKFQKMERNLITLDDPKSPISEQYRTIRTNIQFSFIDEKMRSLMVTSSSPSEGKSTTAANLAIVFAQQGKKVLLIDADLRKPTMHYTFRLNNYTGLTSVLTHSSSLLSACQETNVENLYVLTSGPIPPNPAELLSSKMMDNCLQQLHESFDLIIFDTPPVLAVTDAQILANKCDGTILVVASGKTEIGAAVKAKELLAAANAKLLGVVLNQRKQREGHHYYYEYK comes from the coding sequence TTGGCCGCTAGCAATCGCAAAAAGTTTCAAAAAATGGAGCGAAATTTAATTACATTGGACGATCCAAAATCACCGATTTCCGAACAATATCGAACCATTCGCACGAATATCCAATTCTCGTTTATTGACGAAAAGATGCGTTCGCTGATGGTCACATCATCAAGTCCGTCGGAAGGAAAATCGACGACAGCCGCAAACTTAGCGATCGTTTTTGCCCAACAAGGAAAAAAAGTATTATTAATTGACGCCGATTTACGTAAACCGACGATGCATTACACATTTCGCTTGAACAATTATACGGGATTGACGAGTGTGCTTACTCATTCGTCATCGTTATTATCAGCTTGTCAAGAAACGAATGTGGAGAACTTATATGTTCTTACATCCGGGCCGATCCCTCCGAACCCCGCAGAGCTGCTTAGTTCGAAAATGATGGATAACTGCCTGCAGCAACTACACGAATCGTTTGATTTAATTATATTTGATACACCGCCAGTACTTGCGGTAACCGATGCGCAAATTTTAGCGAATAAATGCGACGGAACGATATTAGTCGTTGCCAGTGGAAAAACAGAAATCGGTGCTGCTGTGAAAGCAAAAGAACTATTGGCAGCCGCGAATGCGAAACTGCTTGGCGTCGTATTAAACCAAAGAAAACAACGAGAAGGACATCATTATTACTATGAATATAAATAA
- a CDS encoding DUF4422 domain-containing protein — protein sequence MKDLVILVATHKKYQMPQESIYLPLHVGREGKEDLGYQGDNTGDNISIKNQNYCELTGLYWAWKNLSCEYIGLCHYRRYFTNKNLIQRFLYRNKKFDLILTESEIKKLLKEYDVILPKKRNYYIETVWSHYKNAHHIKDLEETRNIIREKYPNYLEAFNRVMAGSKLHLYNMFIIKKEYFDEYCEWVFDILFELEKRIDISGYNSYQKRIFGFIAERLFNVWIEQKHLKSKQLNVVNIEKINQFKKLTNFISRKLKGMVVND from the coding sequence ATGAAAGACTTAGTAATTCTTGTAGCTACTCATAAAAAATATCAAATGCCACAAGAAAGTATATATTTACCCTTACATGTTGGTAGAGAGGGTAAAGAAGATTTAGGATATCAGGGAGATAATACGGGGGACAATATATCGATTAAAAATCAAAATTACTGTGAACTTACTGGATTGTATTGGGCGTGGAAAAATCTAAGTTGTGAATATATAGGATTGTGTCACTATAGAAGGTATTTTACAAATAAAAATTTAATTCAACGTTTTTTGTATAGAAATAAAAAGTTTGACCTAATACTGACAGAATCAGAAATAAAGAAGCTGTTGAAAGAATACGATGTTATTTTACCAAAAAAAAGAAACTATTATATAGAAACGGTTTGGTCACATTATAAGAATGCTCATCATATAAAGGACTTGGAAGAAACAAGGAATATCATAAGAGAGAAGTATCCTAATTACTTAGAAGCATTCAATCGAGTGATGGCGGGTTCGAAGCTACATTTATATAACATGTTTATTATTAAAAAGGAATACTTTGATGAATATTGTGAGTGGGTTTTTGATATTTTATTTGAGTTAGAAAAGAGAATTGATATATCAGGGTATAATAGTTATCAAAAAAGAATATTTGGTTTTATTGCAGAAAGGTTATTTAATGTATGGATAGAACAAAAACATTTGAAGTCTAAACAATTAAATGTAGTAAACATTGAAAAAATAAATCAATTTAAAAAGTTGACAAATTTCATCTCACGAAAGTTAAAAGGAATGGTGGTTAACGACTAA
- a CDS encoding SGNH/GDSL hydrolase family protein: protein MRNILLVALLFVSCALFIIVGQTYWQKKIDRSIEQAIAEEKESTQAANTAAVAKYASNLPPEVQEKIKTAIHKKKQVRLLIVGSNALSSADQESWPDLLAHELDKTYGKGLFVVTVKEYGKTTTRQARETKLDEEIIQSKPDILLWEPFILNNNGIIAIEDTLDDIETMIKNITKELPDVTVMLQPPHPIYNATYYPEQVKQFQAFAKEKGYIYIDHWKAWPDYKSEELNKYVDPDTDLPTKDGQQRWADFLADYFIAK from the coding sequence TTGCGAAACATCCTGTTAGTGGCGCTCCTTTTTGTCAGTTGTGCGTTGTTCATTATTGTTGGACAAACATACTGGCAGAAAAAAATTGACAGATCGATTGAACAGGCCATCGCGGAAGAAAAAGAAAGCACACAAGCCGCAAATACAGCTGCTGTCGCGAAATATGCAAGCAATTTGCCGCCTGAAGTGCAGGAAAAAATTAAAACCGCGATACATAAAAAGAAACAGGTACGCCTTCTGATTGTCGGATCAAACGCCCTTTCTTCTGCAGATCAAGAAAGCTGGCCGGATTTGCTGGCACATGAGTTGGATAAAACGTACGGAAAGGGCTTATTTGTAGTGACCGTAAAGGAATACGGAAAAACGACAACAAGACAGGCACGCGAAACGAAGTTGGATGAAGAAATTATTCAGTCCAAACCGGATATTTTGTTATGGGAACCATTTATATTAAATAATAATGGCATTATTGCTATAGAAGATACGTTAGACGATATTGAAACGATGATCAAGAACATCACTAAAGAACTTCCTGATGTCACGGTGATGCTGCAACCGCCGCATCCGATTTACAATGCCACGTACTACCCAGAGCAGGTTAAGCAGTTTCAAGCGTTTGCCAAAGAAAAAGGATATATATACATCGATCACTGGAAAGCATGGCCGGATTACAAAAGCGAAGAGCTAAACAAATACGTCGACCCGGACACCGATCTGCCGACGAAAGACGGCCAGCAACGCTGGGCTGACTTTTTAGCTGATTATTTTATCGCAAAGTAA